A segment of the Corylus avellana chromosome ca2, CavTom2PMs-1.0 genome:
ATTTAGCTGCTATTATCTTAAATTAACGAGCAAGTAATGTGCAGCTCTGTTCTTGTGAATCGCTTATCAGGGGAGATTCCAAAggaattgggaaatattaccaGTCTCACATACCTGTATGTTTTGAACTTTGGTTTGAAGTCTTTATGAGTGCTTGAGTTGTGAAATATATAAGAAAGACTCTGGTTTTCTTGTTAAGTGTACTGCTATGACCTCAAACTTCTGAAACTTTTCGTGTTTTTCAACTGTTATATGGTTGTTTTGATACCCTTGCTCTCCATAGTGATTTCTTGGATGGTTTAATCATGAGCTTCTATTATGCTCTTTTAGTAATCTCAATATATCTTTTCTGGTTTTGTGtttacctttatttatttatttatttttaaacagaTGCCTTGAAGCAAACCAATTCTCTGGCATTGTTCCTCCTGAGCTTGGAAATTTGACCAATTTACAGACTTTGTAAGGCATCTCTTCTCctcattttggtagtttataatTAATTCTTTTCCTTGGTAACACGTTTTTGAAGGATTTTGTTGGTTCGTTGCTGCAATATTGTGATTGCAGGATGCTATCCTCCAATAATTTGACAGGAAACTTGCCAATGACTTTTGCCAGGCTGGGAAGTCTAACAGATTTGTGAGAGTTTATTATATCTGCTTCTGTTGACATAATTCGCTCCTCCTTTAAAGCGTAAATATAGAAGTTTTGCTGATGAACATCAATTTATTGCACAATGCAGTAGGATAAATGATAACAACTTCAGAGGAACAATACCCGATTTCATACAGAACTGGAAGCAACTGACAAGATTGTAAGAtccttgtgtttttttcttcaagatatCTCGAGTTCCTTTTGAGTCTTGATAGCAGATAAGTCTTTATTTTACGTATATTTTCTAATAGTTATTctcattaaaatttgaattcttgAAGAGAAATGCATGCAAGTGGACTGGAGGGACCCATCCCACCAAATATATCACTTCTGAGTAATTTGCTTCAGTTGTGAGTAAAAAACCTTCTTACATCCATCCATTTGCTTGAGAGGATGCTACTTGTATCTTTTCGTATATTCAATCAACAGTTTTGGCTCGTGCGGCTTGTTCTAAACAGGAGGATTAGTGATATAGATGGGCCAAATCAGGATTTTCTTATGCTGAAAAACGTGTCTGGCCTAGTAAGATTTTATGTTTAGTGCTTAttttgtcaaatatatatattcgattTGATGCTTTATGTGACACAGTTCtgttatgtattttagggttttgagaagCTGTAAAATTTCTGGGGAGATCCCTTCATACATCTGGACAATGAAGAATCTGGAAATGTTGTAAGTAAAGCATGTTACATATTGGAGTATGCTGTTTATTAGCTTGAATTaggcaatcatatatatatctgtgtaaGTGTGTGTATCGATATTTGCGTTCAGAATGCCTTTGATTTGGATGGTATTTGAAGCTCCAAAGAACATGCCTTTGTTGCAAtgaacaacaaagaaaaagctAGCTTTTCTTCACTTATAATGGTAGATtactttgattttattttcatttataaaatgtTATCCTTGCTCGTATGTAAAGTGTTGTTAACTCCACAATATGTTGCATCCATTCAACGATAAATCTTGGGCAGATGCATGAAAGTTGAGCaagatttattttacattacTTGATTGGAGAAATTCTTAGGATTGATAGAATTCTAAGGGCCTATTTGGTTGTGTTTTCAAAGAGTACTTTTACCAAATTGATttcaaagaacaaaagaaaacttCCAACAAGATGTTTCCAATTGAGTTATTTTTCCTAAACTGAAAATAGAAAGCAGTTTcaagaaactttatttttttttttcagagaaTTGATTtcaaaagcaacaaaagaaaatatagataaatCAACATTACAATTTAGTGTGAAAGACCTCAAATGAAAGTCAAGGCGTAGAAAATAGTTTGAATGATGATGTAGAAATAAGTTCTAGACCTATTACAAGGATTGGCGTAATAAGAAACAATCTGGCTTCACAAACTATGAATATTGTACTCTTATTAAGAAACCAAATTACAGAAACTGAAGACATCATTGAGAACACATTTAATTTGTAGACACTTACACACATACTTATTATGATTACACAACATATAGATGTGCACTTGTGTGCACACCTGTAAGTTTTTGGTACAAAAAATTGGCCAACCAGTAAAATTGAAACAACAGAGACCTATAAGATGCAAGCAAGTTGTGACACATTTTAATTTACCGGTTAACATAAATATGTGCCAATTTTTTTGCTgctattatttttcaattcttttcttATAATTGTTGTCTGGTTTTCTCCTATCTGGATGGGTAACAGATTACTATAAAACATAGCCTATTCATAGAAGCAATGTTTGCTTTCATGAATGAAATAGCTTCTTGTAATACTAATTTAATGATGCCTTCACAAactataaaattttgaacaccctttcttcttcctaACAATCCAGGTTCTAAATTGTTCCAGGGATGGATATTGATTATCTTGTCTCTTTGTGATTGCTGTAGGGATGTCAGTTTCAATAACTTGGTTGGGGAGATTCCCACCAGTATGAACTTAGAGCGCCTGAAGTTCCTGTAAGTATATTGAAATGGAGGCTGTAATTGATTGTATATTATAACTTTCATCAGTGAcatactttaatatcatttcTAAGTCTGGAGGACTCGATTTATTTAGACACAAACACCTGAACGCATAACTGCACACGTGCACCCCAGTTTTTTATAATCAAACTAGCTATCTGGTGCAGAACATGTCATGTATATCTTACCAAATGCACCATAGATTTCTGACAGGATTTGTTCAATTGCTTTTTAATTCTAGTATTTTTAGTGCATACTAAACATTTGATGTTGCTTCTGTTAGCTTTTTAACTGGCAACATGCTAAGTGGAAATGTACCGGATTCAATCTTGAAGGAAGGAAGTAGTATGTATGTTTCTTATCTGGGATGCTCTCTGTTTAGTTTCATCTCTTTGATATATTTGCAATCCACCTTTTTCTTATTGCCCTTGTGGTGTATCCAATATTTTTCTCCATGTTAAACGTTAACTTTGAAATACAGGGAAATAACAATTTGATGGCCATTGGCACTAACCATATATAAGGGAGGAGTTTGCTGATCTCCTTTTGAATTGCCAAAATATGCAATTTTTGCTTATCTTATTAAGCTCATAAATGCACTATTTCTATTTGGTAGTTCTCCTTTTCTAATCTatgtttttgaattaaaaataggattttcccaaatgtttttatatttagtatttaatatAATTGGATTGTTTTGCTTGTTGAAATGAGAGACACTACATGCACTAGACTACTATTTCCATAATATTTTCAGAAGGCAAGAAACAAATTTAATATCCAGTTCCGCTGTCCCGTTACTGCCCATCCTGCCTCAAGGCAGGAGGGAACAACTTCAATATCAAACCTCACAGCTAACAGTATTAGGGGTTTTCAGCATATACTCGAATCTCCCTAAGTTCAGATCTTAGCCAAATTCTCCTACTATCATTGTCTAAGTTGCTTCTATTTTCTGGATGTTAACAGATTACTATATTAGTGATAGATATTAGTCATTTTAACGAAAATGACATTCCATGATAAAACGTGCTTTTCAAATGATTTTGAATGCTATTACTTTTAAATTCAGATCAgcttctttgttttattttttcctttttcttttatttttttatttttgcgtttttcattttctaattaaagaattgacatttttttttccaatgcaTGGATGCAGTGATCTTTCTTACAATAACTTTACATGGCAAGGTCCTGAGCAACCAGCTTGTCAAGAAAACCTGTCAGTCTACTTGTATACTAATTGTTTATGTATGTTTTCCAGTTTGATATGGCTTTAAAATTTACGTTTCTTGCACCTTCTGTTGTTAATTAGGAATTTAAACCTTAATTTGTTTCGAAGCTCTTCAATGGAGGATAACTTGTAAGATACCCTTTCTTTTCATTCATTTATTAGCTGGTTTCTTTAGTCCTGCTATAAGTTTTCAAGCTACtacaaaatgagaacaaagtTTAATATGAAGGGTGTGCATTTTCTACTAAcatattcttttgttacttattcTCTGCAGAAGGCAACGTCCTCATTGCTTGAAGAATTTCGATTGTCCACGATGTAAGGATACATTTCTGGAGTTCCAACATTATTGAATGCTATGAAATTAATCTGGAGTTTCTCCAAATTTATTTTGGAACTTTTCAATTAtctattaaaaaacaaaaaaattgattgtgtACAAATATATGTTGATATCTGCTTCTCTTTTATACCTCTCGGCTCTAGGGCTGCACTATCTGTAGCTTGCATTTCTCCTAATCAGATTTGTGTTTACCTGAGAATATTGTGATTCATTTTCGAAGAGTTTGTTCTTGGAGTGAATGATAGTTGTGATGATAGCTTAAAAGAGTTTAACAATAGACTGTAAATGTGTATAGGTATATATCGATATATCATTAcaccaaatattaaaaaataaagataataaaaaataaataaaaaataaaaaattgagctATATAAAATGATGAGCTCAGTACTTTGCCCTGTGGTTACCAtatatctttctttctcatAGATTCTCTTTCTATATTGTTTCCTGGCAGATTCGAATTGTTTGCATGTTAATTCTGGTGGAACTGATCTAATCTTCAAGGAAGATAAAGCAGCTGTTATGTATGAAGGAGATGCAGAAGTTAAAGGTGGTGCTGCAGAATTCTTTATCAGTGATGATAGTTACTGGGGATTTAGCAGCACTGGAGACTTCATGGATGATGACGATTACCAAAATATACGTTACACAGTATCTCTCGCATCATCAAATATCACTGAATTGTATGCGACAGCACGTGTATCTCCTATATCGCTTACTTATTTCCATTATTGCTTGGAGAATGGAAACTACACTGTAAATCTCCACTTTGCAGAGATAATGTTTACAAATAACGAAACATATAGCAGTCTTGGGAAGCGTGTGTTTGATATCTATGTTCAGGTAATAAGCCACAGTGATGGTAAATATGTATCTTTGAAGTTGCAGATTAGGTTTAATGAAACCTCTTTGCCACAGGAAAGACTAGTGTGGAAGGATTTCAACATTGAAGATTTCACTGGTATTGCTCAAAAGCCAGTAGTAAAGCGTGTATCTAATGTCGGTGTGTCAACAAATGTGTTAGAGATCCGATTCTATTGGGCTGGTAAAGGGACAACGAGAATCCCTAATAGTGGAGTTTATGGTCCCCTTATATCAGCTGTTTCTGTGGTTTCTGGTGAGTTATATGTgtaaatattttctttgttgtatTACTATCCCCAGAGATACTATATGTTCTTGCACATGCTAATCTACAAGTAATAGGGACATATAGCCTGTTTATAGACCCTCTGCTGCGTTATAGATCCTATTGGCGCCACATGGAATCATTAAGTTTGCTCTTTGTGGAGTAAAGAAAATATTCTATTTGTTTCATTGGACAAGGAAAAGGTCATAGAAATTGAGATGCATGATATGAAATTCCTTCAAGTTTTCCTTTGGCTTATAAATGCACAATTCAGAACTTTGGAAATGCACAATGAAACAAATATATCTTTCTCCATCTCAGGTAGTCAGCTCTTAGTTTCAATTTTGtgataaaataagaattttatagcttgcaagaaaacataattggtttattttgtttttggacaGATTTCAAGCTTTGTCCAAACGGTCGAACGACTCGAACCAAGCAAATTGTTCATATCATTGTTGGAGTTGTAATTGGAGTAGTATGCTTACTACTCTTTTTGGTGGGAATCCTTTGGCGGAAAGGTTATTTGTGGAGGACAAGAGGGAGAAAAACAGGTACACGCTCTATCAATTGCTTGATTCTCAAAttactgattaaaaaaaaaaaaaaatgggttgattttcaaattgatttaattgcCTCTACATAGTCAATTTTAATGAGTAAGTGGTGCACAAAGAGTAGGCTGTCTTGACTTTTGAACTTCTTTAATTGTGGTTTATTGATCTTCAGTTGCTAGAGAAATGAATGTATGTGCGCATAATTAAATTCAGATATCTAATATATTGTCAGGCATAGTCTTATTAGTAACATCTAGGCTTTAATTAATTTCCTTGTAGAAGTGTTTTGATATGTCATGGACTATTTGCTGCAATAATATGTTAAGTATGGctttcaaatattaaattatgaAGTGTTAGTTTACTCTAATGGGGGGTGCATATGAGTTAAGTAgaactatttattttcttgaaggAGATTTTGTTGAGCTAAATTGTGagggcatatttcttttttacttcTCAAGCATCACAATCTTAAGTTCTGACAAGCGGTTGAATTGTTTCTTCTTAATGATGAGATCCATTGTACGATATTAGGATGTGATAGAAATTAATTATGATAAATGATATTTAGAAGAATAATACGTATAAAATAATTCCTTGGCTTACACTAGTTCACATGTGCCTCCTTGGACAGATGTTCAAGGGCTAGAGTTGCAGACAGGTACTTTTaccttaaaacaaataaaagctGCTACTAATGATTTTGATTCTGCCAACAAAGTTGGAGAGGGTGGGTTTGGTCCGGTGTACAAGGTACTGCATCAAACTCTTACTTGATTATCCCATTTGAGCATAGATTTTTGTTCTCATTTGAATAAATGTTGGGTGCAGGGACAATTACCTGATGGTACTGTCATAGCAGTGAAGCAGCTCTCATCTAAATCAAAACAAGGAAATCgtgaatttttaaatgagatAGGCATGATTTCTTGTTTGCAACACCCAAATCTTGTGAAGCTTCATGGATGTTGTATTGAAGGGGATCAATTATTGTTGGTGTACGAGTACATGGAAAATAATAGCCTTGCTCGTGCTCTATTTGGTGAGTATTATGTCATTCTGTTCAACCGTAGATAccactaaaaataataagatacAAACTattcttttcttgattttctgGTTCGGCAGCTCTATggaaatttgattttattttttgggtttctcCTTGTATGTTTCCTGTGTTCTTGGGTTGTGTTCTATTTTTTGTGCCCTCTCAATTATTTCATTACTTtttagaaaaacttaaaagtaaaGATTTGAGTGCTTTAgctatgttttcttgttttttaggTCCAGAAAACAATCAGCTTAAATTGGATTGGCCTACCAGGCTTAAAATCTGTATTGGGATAGCAAGAGGTTTAGTTTTCCTCCATGAAGAATCAAGACTCAAGATTGTTCATAGAGACATTAAAGCAACTAATGTGTTGTTGGATGGAGacttaaatccaaaaatatcagacTTTGGATTGGCTAAGCTTGATGAAGAGGAGAAGAGTCACATTAGCACCCGAGTCGCTGGAACAATGTTGGTTTCCATCTTCTATAAAACTTATAGTTATTTATTTGCATACTTGTCAGAGTTACATTCAtgatatttgcaaaaaaaaattaacttttggtGTTGAATTACGAGAcgtttagattttgttttgcaGAGGATATATGGCACCAGAATATGCATTATGGGGTTATCTGACCTATAAAGCAGATGTTTACAGTTTTGGAGTTGTAGCCTTGGAAATTGTCAGTGGAAAGAACAATAACGACTATATGCCGAGTGACAATTGCGTTTGTCTTTTAGATCGGGTACTTTATAATTCCTCATCTTGTTTGATCCATTACCCATCCGTTGTCAATCCTTACTTGTTACTTCTTGTATTTATTTACTTTGATCATAAGCTAAGAGGAACGTTTGCATGatagtaattaaatattttatgtcgcAGGCTTGTCATTTGCAACAAACTGGAAACTTGATGAAGCTAATTGATGAGAGGTTGGAGTCTGAGGTGAACCAGAAGGAAGTAGAAATTATGGTTAAAGTAGCTCTGTTGTGCACGAATGCTTCCTCGTCACTTAGGCCTACCATGTCGGAGGTTGTAAGCATGCTCGAAGGGCGAATGACCGTTCCAGATGCGATCCCGGAACCAAGCACCTATAGTGAAGATTTGAGGTTTAAGGCCATGAGAGACCTCCATCGACAAAGGCAAGAGCACAGTTCAAGCGGAAGCCAAATCCAAAACTCGACTACAGGCCATACATTTTACTCTTCCTCTACATCTGGATACGACTTCGGTGAAATCAAACCCGAATCAAGATCATGTTGAGTGGGGGTGAGCATTATTCTCAGTAGCTCTCTAGTCATGGCCGGTAGGTATTCTTTTAACAGATAGATTCTTATCTTCGTCAAGGAGACTAAACTAAAGTTTCGATTGTTTATGTGAATATGTATTAGTGTGAGTGTCCACTAGCTAGTAGAGATTTTACTTGGGATGCCTTGATATAATGTcatgattttgtaaaaaaaaaaacatttctatATTTAGAGGAGGAATATATggagatttttatttatttatttttaaatgtgttttgattttataaaaattttgggaTGTGATTTGATGAAAAAAGGCAacaaaatttgattgatttttcttcttgtggTTATTATTTCCTGGAATGATTCATTTCTCCATTGCTTTAtgaaaaatctttctttttagaTCATAGTGATGGCTTTAATAATGCATAGGAAATTCTCGTCGGAGTTATGTCCTTATCAAAAATCAATGAATTTTGTAGAATGGTGCAACTTGTGGCATGCTTGGCATGAGTTTATGCTTGGCATGAATTAAGTGCTCAGGATGCCTTTTGTGATGTTGGTGTAATATCTGCGTACAATGACACATCTATAATACCATTTGTCTCTAGATAAAAAATACAATCTCGCAATTTCTATCATTTGTCTCTAGATCAAAAGTGGTGATTTTGTTGCCTTCAACAATCTGAGACCAACTTAGAATACCCATTAGTGGCACATTATAGGCtccgtaaaatattttttgctgaaaatattttcctgaaaaatgatttctagAAATATATTTTTCGGTGTTTGATGCGTATAGAAAAATATTTCTTGGAGTTTGGCATTGAAATTTCTTTAATAGTTGAGATGTGGAGATATTGAGTGGCTATAGCGTATTTTTTGCaaagtttgttttctttctttcttgtaagTGGAATGATGCAAAGTTAATTCAATTCAAATATAGAATTTAAAATGTAATGCATTTTCatgaatcaattaatttaattataaaattaccatgaaacaaatattttcaaagaaatcaaataatcaattcTACTTTTTTATACCAACAATGGTAATTGTAAGCTATTAAATCTAAATTCTAAACCACAAAAATCACACTATTGAGTTTTGGTTTGAATTGTACACTGGGCACAATTGGTTACGTGCCAATGTGTCGGGTCAccaattgcaattaattaattaattaattacttattattattttttattcaaaaataagataaagagaaatttatcccctcaaactaccatcctaTTGATAATCTCTTCCTAAACTATTAAGTCCGACTATTTACcccaaaactacaaaaacaatgacAACGTACCTCCAATgctagtaaaatgacaaaattatctctataaaaatttcaataagacaaaaatacccacaataaagttgaaaaaaattaatttttttaaagaaaaattttaatttaaaaaaatttgaaaaaagtaaaaaaaatcaaatat
Coding sequences within it:
- the LOC132168628 gene encoding probable LRR receptor-like serine/threonine-protein kinase RFK1 isoform X7 produces the protein MSVLKGYSLPGMLPPQLVKLPYLREIDFALNYLNGTIPLEWASMQLTSISVLVNRLSGEIPKELGNITSLTYLCLEANQFSGIVPPELGNLTNLQTLMLSSNNLTGNLPMTFARLGSLTDFRINDNNFRGTIPDFIQNWKQLTRLEMHASGLEGPIPPNISLLSNLLQLVLRSCKISGEIPSYIWTMKNLEMLDVSFNNLVGEIPTSMNLERLKFLFLTGNMLSGNVPDSILKEGSSIDLSYNNFTWQGPEQPACQENLNLNLNLFRSSSMEDNLRQRPHCLKNFDCPRYSNCLHVNSGGTDLIFKEDKAAVMYEGDAEVKGGAAEFFISDDSYWGFSSTGDFMDDDDYQNIRYTVSLASSNITELYATARVSPISLTYFHYCLENGNYTVNLHFAEIMFTNNETYSSLGKRVFDIYVQERLVWKDFNIEDFTGIAQKPVVKRVSNVGVSTNVLEIRFYWAGKGTTRIPNSGVYGPLISAVSVVSDFKLCPNGRTTRTKQIVHIIVGVVIGVVCLLLFLVGILWRKGYLWRTRGRKTDVQGLELQTGTFTLKQIKAATNDFDSANKVGEGGFGPVYKGQLPDGTVIAVKQLSSKSKQGNREFLNEIGMISCLQHPNLVKLHGCCIEGDQLLLVYEYMENNSLARALFGPENNQLKLDWPTRLKICIGIARGLVFLHEESRLKIVHRDIKATNVLLDGDLNPKISDFGLAKLDEEEKSHISTRVAGTIGYMAPEYALWGYLTYKADVYSFGVVALEIVSGKNNNDYMPSDNCVCLLDRACHLQQTGNLMKLIDERLESEVNQKEVEIMVKVALLCTNASSSLRPTMSEVVSMLEGRMTVPDAIPEPSTYSEDLRFKAMRDLHRQRQEHSSSGSQIQNSTTGHTFYSSSTSGYDFGEIKPESRSC
- the LOC132168628 gene encoding probable LRR receptor-like serine/threonine-protein kinase RFK1 isoform X8, which codes for MLPPQLVKLPYLREIDFALNYLNGTIPLEWASMQLTSISVLVNRLSGEIPKELGNITSLTYLCLEANQFSGIVPPELGNLTNLQTLMLSSNNLTGNLPMTFARLGSLTDFRINDNNFRGTIPDFIQNWKQLTRLEMHASGLEGPIPPNISLLSNLLQLVLRSCKISGEIPSYIWTMKNLEMLDVSFNNLVGEIPTSMNLERLKFLFLTGNMLSGNVPDSILKEGSSIDLSYNNFTWQGPEQPACQENLNLNLNLFRSSSMEDNLRQRPHCLKNFDCPRYSNCLHVNSGGTDLIFKEDKAAVMYEGDAEVKGGAAEFFISDDSYWGFSSTGDFMDDDDYQNIRYTVSLASSNITELYATARVSPISLTYFHYCLENGNYTVNLHFAEIMFTNNETYSSLGKRVFDIYVQERLVWKDFNIEDFTGIAQKPVVKRVSNVGVSTNVLEIRFYWAGKGTTRIPNSGVYGPLISAVSVVSDFKLCPNGRTTRTKQIVHIIVGVVIGVVCLLLFLVGILWRKGYLWRTRGRKTDVQGLELQTGTFTLKQIKAATNDFDSANKVGEGGFGPVYKGQLPDGTVIAVKQLSSKSKQGNREFLNEIGMISCLQHPNLVKLHGCCIEGDQLLLVYEYMENNSLARALFGPENNQLKLDWPTRLKICIGIARGLVFLHEESRLKIVHRDIKATNVLLDGDLNPKISDFGLAKLDEEEKSHISTRVAGTIGYMAPEYALWGYLTYKADVYSFGVVALEIVSGKNNNDYMPSDNCVCLLDRACHLQQTGNLMKLIDERLESEVNQKEVEIMVKVALLCTNASSSLRPTMSEVVSMLEGRMTVPDAIPEPSTYSEDLRFKAMRDLHRQRQEHSSSGSQIQNSTTGHTFYSSSTSGYDFGEIKPESRSC
- the LOC132168628 gene encoding probable LRR receptor-like serine/threonine-protein kinase RFK1 isoform X1, translated to MVAKNLLVFMVFALSCFGLLRFAKAVVAQEEVDALQQIATTMGSTYWKFNGNSCQIQMVGMTPDPPRNSVSSIDCDCNLKNSTVCHVVRIVLKGYSLPGMLPPQLVKLPYLREIDFALNYLNGTIPLEWASMQLTSISVLVNRLSGEIPKELGNITSLTYLCLEANQFSGIVPPELGNLTNLQTLMLSSNNLTGNLPMTFARLGSLTDFRINDNNFRGTIPDFIQNWKQLTRLEMHASGLEGPIPPNISLLSNLLQLVLRSCKISGEIPSYIWTMKNLEMLDVSFNNLVGEIPTSMNLERLKFLFLTGNMLSGNVPDSILKEGSSIDLSYNNFTWQGPEQPACQENLNLNLNLFRSSSMEDNLRQRPHCLKNFDCPRYSNCLHVNSGGTDLIFKEDKAAVMYEGDAEVKGGAAEFFISDDSYWGFSSTGDFMDDDDYQNIRYTVSLASSNITELYATARVSPISLTYFHYCLENGNYTVNLHFAEIMFTNNETYSSLGKRVFDIYVQERLVWKDFNIEDFTGIAQKPVVKRVSNVGVSTNVLEIRFYWAGKGTTRIPNSGVYGPLISAVSVVSDFKLCPNGRTTRTKQIVHIIVGVVIGVVCLLLFLVGILWRKGYLWRTRGRKTDVQGLELQTGTFTLKQIKAATNDFDSANKVGEGGFGPVYKGQLPDGTVIAVKQLSSKSKQGNREFLNEIGMISCLQHPNLVKLHGCCIEGDQLLLVYEYMENNSLARALFGPENNQLKLDWPTRLKICIGIARGLVFLHEESRLKIVHRDIKATNVLLDGDLNPKISDFGLAKLDEEEKSHISTRVAGTIGYMAPEYALWGYLTYKADVYSFGVVALEIVSGKNNNDYMPSDNCVCLLDRACHLQQTGNLMKLIDERLESEVNQKEVEIMVKVALLCTNASSSLRPTMSEVVSMLEGRMTVPDAIPEPSTYSEDLRFKAMRDLHRQRQEHSSSGSQIQNSTTGHTFYSSSTSGYDFGEIKPESRSC
- the LOC132168628 gene encoding probable LRR receptor-like serine/threonine-protein kinase RFK1 isoform X2, with translation MVAKNLLVFMVFALSCFGLLRFAKAVVAQEEVDALQQIATTMGSTYWKFNGNSCQIQMVGMTPDPPRNSVSSIDCDCNLKNSTVCHVVRIVLKGYSLPGMLPPQLVKLPYLREIDFALNYLNGTIPLEWASMQLTSISVLVNRLSGEIPKELGNITSLTYLCLEANQFSGIVPPELGNLTNLQTLMLSSNNLTGNLPMTFARLGSLTDFRINDNNFRGTIPDFIQNWKQLTRLEMHASGLEGPIPPNISLLSNLLQLVLRSCKISGEIPSYIWTMKNLEMLDVSFNNLVGEIPTSMNLERLKFLFLTGNMLSGNVPDSILKEGSSIDLSYNNFTWQGPEQPACQENLNLNLNLFRSSSMEDNLQRPHCLKNFDCPRYSNCLHVNSGGTDLIFKEDKAAVMYEGDAEVKGGAAEFFISDDSYWGFSSTGDFMDDDDYQNIRYTVSLASSNITELYATARVSPISLTYFHYCLENGNYTVNLHFAEIMFTNNETYSSLGKRVFDIYVQERLVWKDFNIEDFTGIAQKPVVKRVSNVGVSTNVLEIRFYWAGKGTTRIPNSGVYGPLISAVSVVSDFKLCPNGRTTRTKQIVHIIVGVVIGVVCLLLFLVGILWRKGYLWRTRGRKTDVQGLELQTGTFTLKQIKAATNDFDSANKVGEGGFGPVYKGQLPDGTVIAVKQLSSKSKQGNREFLNEIGMISCLQHPNLVKLHGCCIEGDQLLLVYEYMENNSLARALFGPENNQLKLDWPTRLKICIGIARGLVFLHEESRLKIVHRDIKATNVLLDGDLNPKISDFGLAKLDEEEKSHISTRVAGTIGYMAPEYALWGYLTYKADVYSFGVVALEIVSGKNNNDYMPSDNCVCLLDRACHLQQTGNLMKLIDERLESEVNQKEVEIMVKVALLCTNASSSLRPTMSEVVSMLEGRMTVPDAIPEPSTYSEDLRFKAMRDLHRQRQEHSSSGSQIQNSTTGHTFYSSSTSGYDFGEIKPESRSC